One Acetobacter ghanensis DNA window includes the following coding sequences:
- the purH gene encoding bifunctional phosphoribosylaminoimidazolecarboxamide formyltransferase/IMP cyclohydrolase, protein MSQTTLPIRRALISVSDKTGLLDLARALVAQGAEILSTGGSAKALRDANVPVTEVSDYTGFPEILDGRVKTLVPKIHGGILGRRDLPAHVEQMKEHGIGPIDLVAVNLYPFEKTVASGADAETCIENIDIGGPALIRAAAKNHAHVVVLTDPAQYEGLIDALGDGGTTLDMRRFYAGAAYARTAAYDAAIAAWFAVQAQDAFPERFALAGQRAEILRYGENPHQQAAFYRDGSTRPGVATAVQVQGKALSYNNINDTDAAFEAVAEFDAPAVVIVKHANPCGVAIADTLTTAWDQALRCDPVSAFGGIVALNRPLDAATAEKISTIFTEVIVAPDAAEDAKALLARKKNLRLLLTGGLPDPAAAGTVVRSVAGGFLAQTRDNGRIVPEELKVVTKRAPTEQEMQDLIFAFRVAKHVKSNAIVYAKDCATVGIGAGQMSRVDSARIAASKSGEAAKAAGQSTPLTQGSVAASDAFFPFADGLETIVAAGATAVIQPGGSIRDDEVIAAADAAGIAMVFTGMRHFRH, encoded by the coding sequence ATGAGCCAGACGACGCTTCCTATCCGTCGCGCCCTTATTTCCGTATCCGATAAAACCGGTCTGCTTGATCTGGCGCGTGCCCTTGTGGCGCAGGGGGCGGAAATTCTGTCCACGGGCGGTTCCGCCAAAGCCCTGCGCGATGCAAACGTGCCTGTTACGGAAGTGTCGGATTACACGGGCTTCCCCGAAATTCTGGATGGCCGCGTTAAAACGCTGGTGCCCAAAATTCATGGCGGGATTCTGGGGCGTCGTGATCTGCCTGCCCATGTTGAGCAGATGAAGGAACACGGCATTGGCCCGATTGATCTGGTTGCCGTGAATCTTTATCCGTTTGAAAAAACGGTGGCGTCCGGTGCTGATGCAGAAACCTGCATTGAAAATATTGATATTGGCGGTCCGGCTCTGATCCGCGCAGCGGCCAAAAACCATGCCCACGTTGTCGTGCTGACCGACCCGGCTCAGTATGAAGGGCTAATTGACGCATTGGGTGATGGTGGCACCACGCTGGATATGCGGCGGTTCTATGCCGGTGCAGCCTATGCCCGGACCGCTGCCTATGATGCGGCCATTGCAGCATGGTTTGCCGTGCAGGCTCAGGACGCATTCCCCGAGCGGTTTGCTCTGGCAGGCCAGCGTGCCGAAATTCTGCGGTATGGTGAGAACCCGCACCAGCAGGCCGCTTTCTATCGTGATGGAAGCACCCGCCCCGGCGTTGCTACGGCTGTGCAGGTGCAGGGCAAGGCGCTTTCTTACAACAACATCAACGATACAGATGCCGCGTTTGAAGCCGTGGCTGAGTTTGATGCCCCAGCCGTGGTTATTGTAAAGCACGCAAATCCATGTGGCGTTGCTATTGCTGACACGCTGACAACAGCGTGGGATCAGGCCCTGCGGTGTGACCCGGTGTCCGCCTTTGGGGGCATTGTTGCCCTGAACCGGCCACTGGATGCGGCAACGGCTGAAAAAATTTCCACCATCTTTACCGAAGTCATTGTTGCTCCAGATGCGGCGGAAGATGCCAAAGCCCTGCTGGCACGCAAAAAGAACCTGCGCCTGCTGCTGACGGGGGGCCTGCCTGACCCGGCTGCTGCTGGTACGGTTGTGCGCTCGGTTGCGGGTGGTTTTCTGGCCCAGACGCGCGATAATGGGCGGATTGTGCCCGAAGAACTGAAGGTTGTTACCAAGCGTGCGCCCACGGAGCAGGAAATGCAGGATCTGATCTTCGCTTTCCGTGTTGCCAAGCACGTCAAGTCCAACGCCATTGTGTATGCAAAGGATTGTGCAACGGTTGGCATTGGCGCAGGCCAGATGAGCCGCGTGGATTCAGCCCGTATTGCCGCCAGCAAGAGTGGCGAGGCAGCAAAGGCAGCAGGGCAGTCCACACCGCTGACACAGGGTTCCGTGGCTGCGTCTGATGCGTTCTTCCCCTTTGCAGATGGGCTGGAAACCATTGTGGCCGCAGGTGCTACTGCCGTTATCCAACCCGGTGGCTCCATCCGTGATGATGAGGTGATTGCGGCGGCCGATGCAGCCGGGATTGCCATGGTGTTTACTGGTATGCGTCATTTCCGCCACTGA
- a CDS encoding OB-fold nucleic acid binding domain-containing protein, which produces MRSFLSLSGLILASSVAVAAPAHKEAATHTATFASRQTTTEKQATGVYDLSALPVFTGSVVQFLPAPHGGIVGFVLNDGTQVFVSPEQAHTFAGLVKVGDKVEIRGIKGQVLPIIRAFSVASPRGRTVQDSFIEMPLHSPEMITGPDLVLHGEVWMPLYDVGGHLSGAVLKDHSVIYLSPREAGRVASLLQTGQTVYAVGSGSSGELGVAIDAREIGPAADKLVSIAVGNVPPPGPAAGSPGYDVIPGADEH; this is translated from the coding sequence ATGCGCTCTTTTCTTAGTTTGTCTGGTCTCATTCTGGCTTCTTCCGTGGCGGTGGCGGCACCCGCCCACAAGGAAGCAGCGACCCACACTGCCACTTTTGCCTCCAGGCAGACCACAACGGAAAAACAGGCGACAGGGGTATATGATCTCTCCGCCCTGCCGGTGTTTACTGGGAGTGTGGTGCAGTTTTTGCCAGCACCCCATGGGGGCATAGTTGGTTTTGTGCTCAATGATGGCACACAGGTTTTTGTTTCCCCCGAACAGGCCCATACTTTTGCAGGCTTGGTCAAGGTGGGCGACAAGGTAGAAATTCGCGGTATCAAGGGGCAGGTTCTGCCCATTATCCGCGCGTTTAGTGTTGCCAGCCCGCGCGGCCGTACCGTGCAGGACAGCTTTATTGAAATGCCACTGCACTCGCCAGAAATGATCACAGGGCCAGATCTTGTGTTGCATGGTGAGGTCTGGATGCCGCTGTACGATGTTGGTGGTCATCTGAGCGGGGCTGTGCTCAAGGACCATTCAGTGATTTACCTGTCTCCGCGGGAGGCCGGTCGTGTGGCCAGCTTGTTGCAGACTGGGCAGACGGTTTATGCCGTGGGCAGTGGTAGCAGTGGTGAACTGGGCGTTGCGATTGATGCGCGTGAGATTGGTCCAGCAGCGGACAAGCTCGTAAGCATAGCAGTAGGTAATGTGCCCCCGCCTGGCCCTGCTGCGGGCAGCCCCGGTTACGATGTTATTCCGGGAGCAGATGAGCACTGA
- a CDS encoding DUF1328 domain-containing protein, with amino-acid sequence MALIRWIIVFLIFALLASLFGFSGAASGFSEIAKVLLFVLLFCLLSACFLVAVHAPGHKTKMVRTVCLCEPF; translated from the coding sequence ATGGCACTTATCCGGTGGATTATAGTTTTTCTTATTTTTGCCCTGTTGGCTTCTCTGTTTGGGTTTAGTGGTGCCGCATCAGGCTTTTCGGAAATAGCCAAGGTGCTTCTGTTTGTTTTGTTGTTCTGCTTATTATCAGCCTGTTTTTTGGTGGCCGTTCACGCTCCGGGCCATAAAACAAAAATGGTTCGCACAGTTTGTCTGTGCGAACCATTCTGA
- the glyS gene encoding glycine--tRNA ligase subunit beta: MPELLIELFSEEIPARMQQQAGENLLRLLNDALAPLNPVDARSYTGPRRIAASLSLDAMVPGRTVSERGPRESAPEKALEGFTRKHGVTKDALTLQNGFWVLEREEAPIGAAAHIAAIMPELLRRFPWPKSMRWGAGSTMTWVRPLRRIVCLLDGQIIPFSMAAAEDTGHNLVASNQTEGHRFLNPGTMEVTSAAQWQQGLHERHVMVHAAERRAAITTGLNALAQAEGLSIVPDAGLVDEVAGLVEWPVPFLGQIDPIFMDLPAEVMQVSMRVNQRYFALRNSDGSAAPRFAFVANIIPTDDGSLVVSGNERVLRARFADARHFWNLDRKHSLASRVEGLDAVTFHAKLGTQGDRTRRMVRLAGLLANEVGASREHCERAALLSKTDLTTGMVGEFPELQGVMGGYYARHDGEHADVAQAISEHYTPRGPGDEVPTAPVSVVLGLADRFDMLTAFFAAGEKPSGSGDPFGLRRAALGIIRLIRENGLRLDLVKLFTLAAEALPEPLRNAPDLALLPQFIAERLRVQVRAEGARHDCLAAISVDNEDTDIVRLLARAQALQTMLETEDGKNLLAATRRAANILRIEDKKDGPHEGMPDPALFEQDEERNLYTTLQTVEPAVEQAFAAEHFADAMRAAASLRQPLDRFFEEVTVNAPDAALRLNRLKLLSRLVRMMRLIADFSQIEG, from the coding sequence ATGCCCGAATTGCTGATTGAACTTTTTTCAGAAGAAATTCCCGCCCGTATGCAGCAGCAGGCCGGTGAGAACCTGCTCCGCCTGCTGAATGACGCTCTGGCCCCGCTCAACCCCGTGGATGCCAGAAGCTACACCGGCCCGCGCCGTATTGCCGCATCCCTCAGCCTGGACGCCATGGTGCCCGGCCGCACCGTTTCCGAACGTGGCCCGCGTGAAAGTGCACCCGAAAAGGCACTGGAAGGCTTTACCCGCAAGCATGGCGTCACCAAAGATGCCCTGACCCTGCAAAACGGGTTCTGGGTGCTGGAACGCGAAGAAGCCCCCATTGGGGCCGCTGCGCATATTGCCGCTATTATGCCCGAACTGCTGCGCCGCTTCCCCTGGCCCAAATCCATGCGCTGGGGCGCTGGCAGCACCATGACATGGGTACGCCCCCTACGGCGGATTGTCTGCCTGCTGGACGGCCAGATTATCCCGTTTTCCATGGCTGCGGCTGAAGATACCGGCCACAACCTTGTGGCATCCAACCAGACCGAGGGGCACCGCTTCCTCAACCCCGGCACAATGGAAGTCACCAGCGCCGCACAATGGCAGCAAGGGCTGCATGAACGCCATGTGATGGTCCATGCAGCCGAACGCCGCGCTGCCATTACAACGGGGCTGAATGCCCTTGCTCAAGCTGAAGGGCTGAGCATTGTGCCAGATGCCGGACTGGTGGATGAAGTGGCCGGGCTGGTTGAATGGCCTGTGCCATTCCTTGGTCAGATCGACCCCATCTTCATGGACCTGCCGGCCGAGGTCATGCAGGTGTCCATGCGTGTCAACCAGCGTTATTTTGCCCTGCGCAACAGCGATGGTTCGGCAGCACCGCGCTTTGCCTTTGTTGCCAACATCATTCCCACCGATGATGGCTCACTGGTTGTCAGCGGGAACGAACGCGTGCTGCGTGCCCGCTTTGCCGATGCCCGTCACTTCTGGAACCTCGACCGCAAACACAGCCTTGCCTCCCGCGTGGAAGGGCTGGACGCTGTGACCTTCCATGCCAAGCTCGGCACGCAGGGTGACCGCACACGCCGCATGGTGCGTCTGGCTGGCCTGCTCGCGAATGAGGTTGGCGCGTCCAGGGAGCACTGCGAACGCGCTGCCCTGTTGAGCAAAACTGACCTGACAACCGGCATGGTTGGTGAATTCCCAGAACTTCAGGGTGTCATGGGTGGTTACTACGCCCGGCATGACGGCGAACACGCCGACGTGGCGCAGGCCATTAGCGAACACTACACACCGCGTGGTCCGGGGGATGAGGTGCCAACAGCCCCTGTTTCCGTCGTGCTGGGTCTGGCTGACCGGTTTGACATGCTAACGGCCTTTTTTGCTGCGGGCGAAAAACCATCCGGCTCGGGCGACCCGTTTGGCCTGCGCCGCGCAGCCCTTGGCATTATCCGCCTGATCCGTGAGAACGGGTTGCGGCTGGATCTGGTCAAACTGTTTACGCTGGCAGCAGAAGCCCTGCCTGAACCCCTGCGTAATGCACCAGACCTTGCCCTGCTGCCCCAGTTTATTGCCGAGCGCCTGCGCGTACAGGTCCGCGCCGAAGGGGCACGGCATGATTGCCTTGCCGCGATCTCGGTCGATAACGAAGACACGGATATCGTGCGTCTGCTCGCCCGTGCACAAGCATTGCAGACCATGCTGGAAACCGAAGACGGCAAAAACCTGCTGGCCGCAACCCGCCGTGCCGCCAACATCCTGCGTATTGAGGACAAAAAAGACGGCCCGCATGAAGGTATGCCTGACCCCGCCCTGTTTGAGCAGGACGAAGAACGCAACCTTTACACCACACTGCAAACGGTGGAACCCGCTGTGGAACAGGCTTTTGCCGCCGAGCATTTTGCCGATGCCATGCGGGCCGCAGCCAGCCTGCGCCAACCCCTTGACCGCTTTTTTGAGGAGGTCACAGTCAACGCGCCAGATGCAGCACTCCGCCTGAACAGGCTTAAACTCCTGTCCCGCCTTGTGCGCATGATGCGGCTGATTGCCGACTTCAGCCAGATTGAAGGGTAA
- a CDS encoding glycine--tRNA ligase subunit alpha has protein sequence MWRAHKPVTREQAHKETLPYGLPSLSVWRAGLYGVAKRAMRTFNLTVILRSFIHTMDPASPRPTERPLSFQDLILTLHQFWSKQGCAILQPYDQEIGAGTLSPHTTLRALGSKPWKAAYVQPCRRPSDGRYGENPNRLQHYYQYQVLLKPTPEESQKLLLDSYRAIGIDPDKHDIRFVEDDWENPTIGAWGLGWEVWCDGMEVTQFTYFQQVGGIPVTLPSTELTYGLERLAMYVQGVENVYDLDYNGAGLTYGDVFLRAEQDYSRHNFELANTDLLFQHFTDAEKESVALAEAGVAQPAYDQCLKASHLFNLLDARGVISVSERAAYIGRVRTLAKLCCETWLAGEDK, from the coding sequence ATGTGGCGTGCCCACAAGCCTGTTACAAGAGAGCAGGCCCACAAGGAAACCCTGCCATATGGCCTGCCTTCTCTTTCGGTCTGGCGCGCGGGGCTGTATGGTGTGGCCAAGCGTGCCATGCGCACATTCAACCTGACCGTCATATTGCGGAGTTTCATCCATACCATGGACCCGGCGTCTCCCCGCCCCACAGAGCGGCCCCTCTCCTTTCAGGATCTTATTCTGACCCTGCACCAGTTCTGGTCAAAACAGGGGTGCGCCATTCTCCAGCCCTATGATCAGGAAATAGGCGCAGGCACACTCTCCCCCCACACAACGCTGCGGGCCTTGGGGAGCAAACCGTGGAAGGCCGCCTACGTGCAGCCCTGCCGCCGCCCGTCCGACGGCCGGTACGGCGAAAACCCGAACCGCCTCCAGCATTACTACCAGTATCAGGTTCTGCTTAAACCCACCCCGGAGGAAAGCCAGAAACTCCTGCTGGACAGCTACCGCGCAATCGGCATTGACCCCGACAAGCACGATATCCGCTTTGTGGAAGATGACTGGGAAAACCCAACCATCGGTGCATGGGGGCTAGGCTGGGAGGTCTGGTGCGATGGTATGGAGGTCACGCAGTTCACCTACTTCCAGCAGGTTGGCGGTATTCCCGTAACCCTGCCCTCCACGGAGCTGACATACGGGCTGGAACGGTTGGCCATGTATGTGCAGGGGGTCGAGAATGTTTATGACCTCGACTACAACGGCGCAGGCCTGACCTACGGCGACGTGTTCCTGCGCGCTGAGCAGGATTACTCCCGCCATAATTTTGAACTGGCCAATACGGACCTGCTGTTCCAGCACTTTACCGATGCGGAAAAGGAAAGTGTGGCTCTGGCCGAGGCAGGCGTTGCCCAGCCTGCTTACGACCAGTGCCTTAAAGCCAGCCATCTGTTCAACCTGCTTGATGCACGCGGCGTCATCAGCGTAAGCGAACGCGCAGCCTATATTGGCCGGGTGCGCACACTGGCAAAACTGTGTTGTGAGACCTGGCTGGCAGGCGAGGACAAATAA
- a CDS encoding DUF2076 domain-containing protein — protein sequence MTNEERDLIEKFLARVSGAAQGGFGSVPASQPNLPAIDPQADQFIAQEFQKYPEARYRVTQMAVVQEAALVQAQNRIQQLQFQLQQAQQALQAAQQQSNAGQQKSGGFFGGLFGGGQAAQPQAAPPPGWGGRPAQAPQYQPQPMPYGMQPSMFRGGSGFLGSALTTATGVAGGMLAANALTSLFSGHHDGGMDAAGMGGASNETIVNNYGDAGADPFAGAGVQPDQGFDAGGDWGGDAGGDWGGGDDQSF from the coding sequence ATGACAAACGAAGAACGCGACCTTATTGAAAAATTTCTGGCCCGTGTGAGCGGGGCTGCTCAGGGCGGCTTTGGCAGCGTGCCGGCAAGCCAGCCCAACCTGCCCGCGATTGACCCGCAGGCGGACCAGTTTATTGCTCAGGAATTCCAAAAATACCCCGAAGCCCGCTACCGCGTGACCCAGATGGCCGTGGTGCAGGAAGCCGCACTGGTGCAGGCACAGAATCGGATTCAGCAGCTTCAGTTCCAGTTGCAGCAGGCGCAGCAGGCCTTGCAGGCAGCACAGCAGCAGAGCAATGCCGGGCAGCAGAAGTCGGGCGGCTTTTTTGGTGGTCTTTTTGGCGGTGGGCAGGCTGCCCAGCCGCAGGCGGCGCCGCCTCCGGGTTGGGGAGGTCGGCCTGCTCAAGCGCCGCAGTATCAACCGCAGCCCATGCCTTATGGTATGCAGCCTTCCATGTTTCGGGGTGGTTCGGGCTTTTTGGGCAGCGCGTTGACAACCGCAACGGGTGTTGCTGGCGGTATGCTGGCGGCTAATGCCTTAACCAGTCTGTTTAGTGGTCATCATGATGGCGGTATGGATGCGGCCGGCATGGGGGGCGCGTCCAACGAAACCATTGTGAACAATTATGGTGATGCCGGTGCAGATCCGTTTGCAGGCGCAGGCGTACAGCCCGATCAGGGCTTTGACGCTGGTGGTGACTGGGGTGGAGACGCCGGAGGCGATTGGGGCGGTGGCGACGATCAGAGCTTCTGA
- a CDS encoding helix-turn-helix domain-containing protein has product MSKTEPLTDPASTISTHAETIDAHVGKRIRLRRTLLGLSQEKLGEALGVTFQQIQKYERGANRVGASRLYDIATALDVPISFFFDDMTPLPEAGMANRGFAEARKPFGTSLPTGFAPTVSDDAAMQAITEEQDVLARKETLDLVRAYYQIPDKTLRQKVLDLIQSMAQPGTAK; this is encoded by the coding sequence GTGAGCAAAACCGAACCTTTGACGGATCCCGCCTCCACGATCTCCACCCACGCCGAAACGATAGATGCCCATGTTGGCAAGCGCATTCGGCTCCGTAGAACACTGTTAGGACTCTCGCAGGAAAAACTGGGGGAGGCTCTAGGCGTTACGTTTCAACAAATCCAAAAGTATGAGCGTGGCGCCAACCGGGTTGGGGCCTCCCGGCTGTATGATATTGCAACCGCTCTGGATGTACCGATCAGCTTCTTTTTTGATGACATGACTCCTCTGCCAGAGGCGGGCATGGCGAACAGAGGGTTTGCAGAAGCACGCAAACCTTTTGGCACCTCCCTGCCCACAGGTTTTGCGCCGACCGTGTCCGACGATGCAGCCATGCAGGCCATAACTGAAGAGCAGGATGTGCTGGCCAGAAAGGAAACGCTGGATCTGGTGCGTGCCTACTATCAGATCCCCGACAAGACGTTACGGCAGAAGGTGCTGGACCTCATCCAGTCCATGGCACAGCCGGGAACTGCCAAATAA
- the lnt gene encoding apolipoprotein N-acyltransferase, producing MSAPMPLKTAFSRLYPKRETLRFVAITLGLGALSTLALPPLHILPVLLLTFGLLGHILNTTQSWKRAAWTGALFGFGFYAAGLYWLVNAVLIRADEFWWFVPFPSLGCALILAPTVAIPAALCTLLPAGIRRLGAFAALWTLFDMGRTFIFSGFTWNALGSSFAIPGSIGGLLIQPAAWIGEDGLTLVLVLLAILCGTALLEQTPLARWVSLHVAANNQPHLCLLQLRKRIIICSATGVLAWCAAGGLRLATTHPTGESGPIAVMVQGNVPETEKIGRQTPRDIFMRYLRLTAQGVQNAQAMQANLRKPNERFRPIVFLWPETSFPGYDLLQDSPRARQAIMEWAAGADAGIIGALRMDAAGHYRNSVAALAPDGSIEAVYDKARLVPFGEYQPPFIPLQIVPQGGMAAGPGPQTWHLADIPAVGPLICYEVIFSGDVVNAQDRPRWLANVTNDAWFGNSAGPRQHLSSVRLRAVEEGLPVARAANTGISTAYDGMGHMLDHLKWGKAGVLTVALPASLPPTLFGRFGQSIPLAMCCLLLLLACVPRPNKRKTTPFTTA from the coding sequence ATGAGCGCCCCCATGCCCCTTAAAACCGCGTTCTCCCGATTGTATCCAAAGCGGGAAACTCTCCGCTTTGTCGCCATCACACTGGGCTTGGGCGCCCTCTCCACGCTAGCACTTCCCCCACTCCATATTCTGCCGGTCCTGCTGCTGACCTTTGGCCTGCTGGGCCATATCCTTAATACAACCCAAAGCTGGAAGCGGGCCGCATGGACCGGAGCACTGTTCGGCTTTGGCTTTTATGCCGCCGGGCTGTACTGGCTGGTTAATGCGGTGTTGATCCGGGCTGATGAGTTCTGGTGGTTTGTGCCGTTCCCCTCCCTTGGCTGCGCACTTATTCTAGCTCCCACCGTTGCCATACCTGCTGCACTTTGCACCTTGCTGCCTGCGGGCATCCGTCGCCTAGGCGCGTTTGCCGCGCTCTGGACCCTGTTTGACATGGGGCGCACCTTTATTTTTAGCGGTTTTACGTGGAATGCACTTGGCAGCAGTTTTGCCATTCCCGGTTCCATTGGCGGTCTGCTGATCCAACCTGCGGCATGGATAGGGGAGGACGGGCTGACTCTGGTTCTTGTCCTGCTTGCCATTCTCTGCGGCACAGCCTTGCTGGAACAGACACCACTGGCGCGCTGGGTCAGCCTGCATGTGGCGGCAAACAACCAACCACACCTCTGCCTGCTTCAGCTACGCAAGCGTATTATCATATGCTCGGCAACTGGGGTTCTCGCCTGGTGCGCTGCTGGCGGCCTTCGGCTTGCGACCACACACCCAACTGGAGAGTCCGGCCCTATTGCCGTTATGGTGCAAGGGAATGTGCCTGAAACCGAAAAAATCGGACGGCAAACACCGCGAGATATTTTCATGCGTTACCTGCGCCTGACCGCACAAGGCGTACAAAACGCACAGGCCATGCAGGCAAATCTGCGCAAACCCAACGAGCGTTTTCGCCCTATTGTCTTCCTATGGCCCGAAACCTCTTTTCCCGGCTATGACCTGCTACAGGACAGCCCCCGTGCACGACAGGCCATTATGGAATGGGCCGCCGGGGCCGATGCAGGCATTATTGGCGCCCTGCGGATGGATGCCGCTGGCCACTACCGCAATTCTGTTGCGGCACTTGCCCCCGATGGCAGCATAGAAGCGGTATATGACAAAGCTCGGCTGGTCCCTTTTGGTGAGTATCAGCCGCCTTTCATTCCGCTCCAGATTGTACCTCAAGGGGGCATGGCCGCTGGCCCCGGCCCACAGACATGGCATCTGGCAGACATACCCGCTGTTGGCCCGCTCATATGTTACGAAGTCATTTTTTCGGGCGATGTTGTCAATGCGCAGGACCGCCCGCGCTGGCTAGCCAATGTGACCAACGATGCGTGGTTCGGCAACAGCGCAGGCCCACGCCAACACCTTTCATCCGTGCGGCTGCGGGCTGTGGAGGAAGGACTACCAGTCGCCCGCGCAGCCAATACGGGCATTTCCACCGCTTACGATGGCATGGGCCATATGCTGGACCATCTGAAATGGGGCAAGGCGGGCGTTCTTACCGTGGCACTTCCTGCCTCACTTCCGCCAACGTTGTTTGGCAGGTTTGGTCAGTCCATTCCGTTAGCCATGTGCTGCCTACTGCTGCTACTGGCCTGTGTACCCCGCCCCAACAAACGGAAAACCACTCCCTTCACAACGGCATAG
- a CDS encoding Fur family transcriptional regulator, which yields MTLKVQAAESRIEQLCIEHGLKMTGQRRVIARVLSEADDHPDVEELYRRALVLDSRISVATVYRTVRLLEEKGILERRDFGGGRARYEATEHGRHHYHLIDVDNGKVIEFEDPEHEALMMKVADRLGFEFVSMRLELFGKKRQPTNKTPGKTTPRARRKGDQA from the coding sequence GTGACCTTGAAGGTACAAGCGGCAGAATCACGGATTGAGCAGCTGTGTATCGAACACGGCCTGAAAATGACCGGACAACGGCGCGTTATTGCACGCGTTCTTTCCGAAGCAGACGACCATCCGGACGTTGAGGAACTGTACCGCCGCGCGCTGGTGCTGGACTCCCGCATCTCGGTTGCCACCGTGTACCGCACGGTCCGTCTGCTGGAAGAAAAAGGCATTCTGGAACGCCGGGACTTTGGCGGCGGACGTGCTCGGTACGAAGCAACAGAACATGGGCGGCACCATTATCACCTGATCGACGTTGATAACGGTAAAGTGATCGAGTTTGAAGACCCGGAACATGAGGCACTCATGATGAAGGTCGCAGACCGGCTTGGATTCGAGTTCGTGTCCATGCGGTTGGAACTGTTTGGCAAAAAACGCCAGCCCACAAACAAAACCCCCGGCAAAACAACACCACGCGCACGCCGTAAGGGAGACCAAGCATGA
- a CDS encoding sulfurtransferase TusA family protein, with the protein MNDTLMPGREDGTCTAVLDITSETCPMTFVRTRLALDVLPPGGLLAVRLKGDEPHRNVSRSVRALGHAILADAPQPDGSVVLTIRKKEAASA; encoded by the coding sequence ATGAATGATACCCTGATGCCGGGACGGGAGGACGGTACCTGCACGGCGGTTCTGGACATTACCTCGGAGACGTGCCCCATGACGTTTGTGCGCACACGGCTGGCGCTGGATGTGCTGCCGCCGGGTGGTTTGCTGGCAGTCCGCTTGAAAGGGGATGAGCCACACCGCAATGTCAGCCGTTCCGTGCGCGCACTTGGCCACGCCATTCTGGCTGATGCGCCCCAGCCAGATGGGAGTGTTGTACTGACAATTCGCAAAAAAGAAGCCGCATCTGCCTGA